The following are from one region of the Penaeus chinensis breed Huanghai No. 1 chromosome 5, ASM1920278v2, whole genome shotgun sequence genome:
- the LOC125025675 gene encoding cuticle protein CP14.6-like yields MKFLILACVAAVAVAAPQYSYGAPRAASSEEVEFVPILKDDRVHEEDGTYNFDFEAANGISFSQSGSPDGDEDAVIKAGEYSYTAPDGIEIHVRFVADENGFQPQGAHLPVAPEFPHPIPQFVLDQIAKAAEEDRNRSDESDEVSAPSRLYGRPN; encoded by the exons ATGAAGTTC TTGATCCTCGCCTGCGTGGCCGCCGTGGCCGTTGCCGCCCCTCAGTACAGCTATGGCGCTCCTCGTGCTGCATCCAGCGAGGAGGTTGAGTTCGTGCCAATCCTCAAGGACGACCGCGTCCACGAGGAAGATGGAACCTACAACTTCGACTTCGAAGCTGCCAACGGCATCAGCTTCTCCCAGTCTGGATCCCCTGACGGCGACGAGGACGCTGTGATCAAGGCTGGAGAATACTC GTACACTGCTCCTGATGGCATTGAAATCCATGTCCGCTTCGtggctgacgagaacggcttccagccccaaGGCGCCCACCTCCCAGTGgcccccgagttcccccacccaatccctcagttcgtcctcgaccagatcgcaaAGGCCGCCGAGGAGGACCGCAACCGCAGCGACGAATCCGACGAAGTTTCCGCTCCTTCCAGACTTTATGGCCGACCCAACTAA
- the LOC125025674 gene encoding cuticle protein CP14.6-like, protein MKFLIIACVAAVAVAAPQYSYDAPRAASSEEREFVPILKDDRVHEEDGTYNFDFEAANGISFSQSGSPDGDEDAVIKAGEYSYTAPDGTEIHLTFVADENGFQPQGAHLPVAPEFPHPIPQFVLDQIAKAAEEDRNRSDDSDEISAPSRLYGRPN, encoded by the exons ATGAAGTTC CTGATTATCGCCTGTGTCGCCGCCGTGGCCGTCGCCGCTCCTCAGTACAGCTATGATGCTCCTCGTGCGGCGTCCAGTGAGGAGCGCGAGTTCGTGCCAATCCTCAAGGACGACCGCGTCCACGAGGAAGATGGAACTTACAACTTCGACTTCGAAGCTGCCAACGGCATCAGCTTCTCCCAGTCTGGATCCCCCGATGGTGATGAGGACGCTGTGATCAAGGCTGGAGAGTACTC GTACACTGCTCCTGACGGCACTGAAATCCACCTTACCTTCGtggctgacgagaacggcttccagccccaaGGCGCCCACCTGCCCGTGgcccccgagttcccccaccctatccctcagttcgtcctcgaccagatcgcaaAGGCCGCCGAGGAGGACCGCAACCGCAGCGACGACTCCGACGAAATTTCCGCTCCTTCCAGACTTTATGGCCGACCCAACTAA